From the genome of Planktothrix sp. FACHB-1365, one region includes:
- the secY gene encoding preprotein translocase subunit SecY gives MVVSRDKAPTAQETFLQMAQAAGLRGRILVTIGLLILVRVGVFIPIPGIDRASFSAAIQNSPVIGFLDLFSGGGLSALGIFALGILPYINASIIMQLMTAALPSLEDLQKNEGEAGRRKISQITRYVALGWALLQSVGIALWINPFADNPGILFQVQVVLALAAGSMFVMWLSELITERGIGNGASLLIFLGIVAVLPTSLGNTFELAQSGDQAIVGRVILLLIVFLAMIVGIVFVQEGTRRIPIVSARRQVGRKLYREKTSYLPLRLNQGGVMPIIFASAVLVLPASLAQFTNNPILVNLATALTPSGSPWLYAIFYLFLIVFFSYFYASLIMNPIDMAQNLKKMGASVPGIRPGRATSEYIERVLNRLTFLGAIFLGLVAIIPTIVESATRVPTFRGFGATSLLILVGVAIDTAKQVQTYVISQRYEGMVKR, from the coding sequence ATGGTCGTTAGTCGAGACAAAGCGCCAACTGCACAGGAAACCTTCTTGCAGATGGCACAAGCTGCTGGTCTAAGAGGTCGGATTTTAGTCACCATTGGTTTACTCATTCTGGTGCGTGTGGGGGTATTCATCCCCATTCCCGGAATTGATCGGGCCAGTTTTTCTGCGGCAATTCAGAATAGTCCGGTGATTGGATTCCTCGATTTATTTTCTGGAGGCGGACTGTCGGCTCTGGGAATTTTTGCACTGGGGATTTTGCCCTATATTAATGCCTCCATCATCATGCAATTGATGACGGCGGCTTTACCCAGTCTCGAAGATCTACAAAAAAATGAGGGAGAAGCCGGACGCCGGAAGATTTCTCAAATTACTCGGTATGTGGCTTTAGGCTGGGCCCTGTTACAAAGTGTGGGAATTGCCTTATGGATTAATCCCTTTGCGGATAATCCCGGCATCCTATTCCAAGTTCAAGTGGTTCTTGCCCTGGCAGCCGGATCAATGTTTGTCATGTGGCTCTCGGAACTGATTACCGAACGTGGCATTGGCAACGGTGCTTCTTTACTGATTTTTCTGGGTATTGTGGCCGTATTACCGACATCCCTCGGTAATACCTTTGAGTTAGCTCAAAGCGGAGATCAGGCGATTGTCGGTCGGGTGATTCTGCTGTTAATCGTTTTTCTAGCGATGATCGTGGGGATTGTGTTTGTTCAGGAAGGAACACGACGCATTCCGATCGTTTCTGCTCGTCGCCAAGTCGGTCGTAAATTATACCGAGAAAAAACCAGCTATCTGCCTCTGCGCTTAAATCAAGGCGGGGTGATGCCGATTATTTTTGCCTCGGCGGTTTTGGTCTTACCGGCTTCCCTGGCTCAATTTACCAACAATCCGATTCTGGTTAACCTGGCAACCGCTTTAACGCCCAGTGGTTCCCCTTGGCTGTATGCCATTTTCTATTTATTCCTGATTGTGTTCTTTAGCTATTTCTATGCTTCATTAATTATGAATCCTATAGATATGGCACAGAACCTTAAGAAAATGGGGGCTAGTGTTCCGGGTATTCGTCCAGGTCGCGCTACCAGTGAGTATATTGAGCGGGTTTTAAATCGCTTGACCTTTTTGGGAGCTATCTTTTTAGGGTTAGTTGCTATTATCCCAACCATCGTTGAGAGTGCTACACGAGTTCCTACTTTCCGGGGCTTTGGCGCCACCTCTCTCCTGATTTTGGTAGGGGTAGCCATTGATACGGCTAAACAGGTACAAACCTACGTGATTTCTCAACGATATGAAGGAATGGTGAAACGATAG
- the rpmJ gene encoding 50S ribosomal protein L36 codes for MKVRASVRKICEKCRVIRRRGRVMVICSNPKHKQRQG; via the coding sequence ATGAAAGTTCGAGCATCAGTCCGCAAAATTTGTGAAAAGTGTCGCGTCATTCGCCGTCGAGGACGAGTGATGGTGATTTGTTCTAACCCCAAGCATAAGCAACGCCAAGGCTAA
- the rpsM gene encoding 30S ribosomal protein S13 produces MARIAGVDLPRDKRVEIGLTYIYGIGLSRSQQIIKDTGVNPDIRVKDLSDADVAALRAAVQLYQVEGDLRRMEAMNIKRLMDIGTYRGRRHRLGLPVRGQRTRTNARTRRGVRRTVAGKKKAAAKK; encoded by the coding sequence GTGGCACGGATAGCCGGAGTAGACCTTCCACGGGATAAACGTGTTGAAATCGGTCTGACTTACATTTATGGAATTGGACTTTCACGGTCTCAACAAATCATCAAAGACACGGGTGTCAATCCTGATATCCGGGTTAAAGATTTGAGTGATGCTGATGTCGCAGCCCTACGCGCCGCCGTTCAACTGTATCAGGTGGAAGGAGATCTGCGACGGATGGAGGCGATGAATATTAAACGCCTCATGGATATTGGTACCTATCGGGGGCGTCGTCATCGTCTAGGTCTGCCTGTGCGCGGTCAACGCACGCGGACAAATGCTAGAACCCGTCGAGGCGTTCGCCGTACCGTTGCGGGCAAGAAAAAAGCAGCCGCTAAGAAATAA
- the rplF gene encoding 50S ribosomal protein L6 — MSRIGKRPISVPKQVTLTINGQQVTVKGPKGELSRVLPPEVVVEQDGETVNVKRASESRTARQRHGLCRTLVSNMVEGVSNGFERRLEIQGVGYRASVQGTNLVLNVGYSKPVEMIPPEGIRVAVENNTNVIISGIDKEIVGNMAARVRAVRPPEPYKGKGIRYQGEVVRRKAGKTGKGGKK; from the coding sequence ATGTCTAGAATTGGTAAACGTCCAATTTCGGTACCTAAGCAAGTCACTCTTACTATTAATGGTCAACAGGTGACTGTTAAAGGCCCCAAGGGTGAGCTTTCTCGTGTTCTCCCCCCCGAAGTTGTTGTGGAACAGGATGGAGAAACTGTGAATGTCAAACGAGCTTCTGAGTCCCGGACTGCTCGTCAGCGTCATGGCCTTTGTCGAACTCTTGTATCTAATATGGTCGAAGGGGTTTCTAATGGGTTTGAACGTCGTTTAGAAATCCAAGGGGTGGGTTATCGGGCATCGGTGCAAGGGACAAACCTAGTGTTAAACGTGGGTTACAGTAAACCCGTAGAAATGATACCGCCGGAAGGCATTCGCGTTGCTGTTGAAAATAACACGAATGTGATCATTAGCGGGATTGACAAGGAAATTGTCGGTAATATGGCCGCCCGCGTTCGGGCTGTGCGTCCCCCAGAACCTTATAAAGGCAAAGGCATTCGTTATCAAGGCGAAGTGGTCAGACGTAAAGCTGGTAAAACTGGTAAGGGTGGGAAAAAATAA
- the rpsK gene encoding 30S ribosomal protein S11, which translates to MARQTKKTGPKKQKRNVPNGVAYIQSTFNNTIVTITDPNGEVISWASAGSTGFKGAKKGTPFAAQTAAENAGRRANDQGMRQIEVMVSGPGAGRETAIRALQGAGLEITLIRDITPIPHNGCRPPKRRRV; encoded by the coding sequence ATGGCGCGACAAACGAAAAAAACAGGGCCTAAAAAGCAAAAACGTAACGTCCCCAATGGGGTAGCCTACATCCAATCCACCTTTAACAATACGATTGTAACGATTACTGACCCCAATGGAGAGGTCATTTCTTGGGCTTCTGCCGGGTCTACGGGATTTAAAGGGGCTAAAAAGGGGACTCCTTTCGCTGCACAAACCGCAGCAGAAAACGCGGGACGCCGAGCCAATGATCAGGGAATGCGTCAGATTGAAGTCATGGTCAGTGGCCCAGGTGCGGGTCGGGAAACCGCGATTCGTGCGTTGCAAGGGGCTGGTTTAGAAATTACCCTGATTCGAGATATTACTCCAATTCCCCATAATGGTTGCCGTCCCCCGAAACGACGTCGCGTTTAA
- the rplR gene encoding 50S ribosomal protein L18 — MKLTRQESRDRRHRRVRVKVVGTAERPRLAVFRSNQHIYVQVIDDTQHHTLVAASTVEPGFKSEDLSGATCDASVKIGQLIAERAVAKGIKQVVFDRGGYIYHGRVKALADAAREAGLDF, encoded by the coding sequence ATGAAACTAACTCGTCAAGAATCCCGTGATCGTCGTCATCGTAGAGTTCGGGTCAAGGTAGTTGGCACTGCTGAACGTCCTAGATTAGCAGTGTTTCGCTCCAACCAGCACATTTATGTGCAGGTGATAGATGATACCCAGCATCACACTTTAGTTGCAGCTTCTACGGTGGAACCCGGTTTTAAATCCGAAGATTTATCGGGTGCAACCTGCGACGCTTCTGTCAAAATTGGCCAGTTAATTGCTGAACGGGCTGTGGCGAAAGGCATCAAACAAGTCGTTTTTGATCGGGGTGGATATATCTATCACGGTCGCGTCAAAGCTTTAGCGGATGCCGCCCGAGAAGCTGGACTAGATTTCTAA
- the rplO gene encoding 50S ribosomal protein L15, with protein MRLNDAIPKPGSRKRGRRLGRGISAGQGASSGKGMRGQNSRSGRSTRPGFEGGQNPLYRRLPKLKGFPLVNRKQYTTINVGQLASLSANTEVTLNSLLEAGLLTGSRGPLKILGHGELNVALRIEAAAFTQGARTKIEAAGGTCQLSVNSKQLSV; from the coding sequence ATGAGACTCAACGATGCTATACCCAAACCTGGCTCTCGCAAACGCGGTCGTCGCCTAGGTCGTGGGATCTCTGCTGGTCAAGGCGCAAGCTCTGGAAAAGGGATGCGGGGTCAAAATTCTCGTTCCGGTCGCAGCACCCGTCCTGGCTTTGAAGGAGGTCAAAATCCTCTCTATCGTCGCCTTCCTAAACTTAAAGGCTTCCCTCTTGTTAATCGTAAACAATACACTACGATTAATGTAGGTCAGTTGGCATCCCTGAGTGCTAATACTGAAGTTACCCTAAATTCCCTGTTAGAAGCGGGACTCTTAACGGGATCTCGTGGCCCTCTGAAAATTTTAGGACATGGGGAACTGAATGTGGCACTGCGGATCGAAGCGGCAGCCTTTACCCAAGGCGCTCGTACCAAAATTGAAGCCGCAGGTGGGACTTGTCAGTTATCAGTCAACAGTAAACAGTTATCAGTGTAA
- the rpsH gene encoding 30S ribosomal protein S8, translating into MAANDTIADMLTRIRNSCMARHQTTQIPSTKMTRSIAQVLKQEGFIGDFEETGEGIKKYLVVSLKYNSKTKAPTIQKLQRVSRPGLRVYRNRKELPRVLGGIGVAIISTSRGVMTDREARRQGLGGEVLCYIW; encoded by the coding sequence ATGGCGGCAAACGATACCATTGCGGATATGTTGACGCGCATTCGCAATTCTTGCATGGCGCGGCATCAAACTACACAAATTCCTTCTACAAAAATGACCCGTAGTATTGCCCAAGTTCTTAAACAAGAAGGCTTTATTGGGGATTTTGAAGAAACTGGCGAAGGCATTAAAAAATACTTGGTTGTCTCTCTCAAGTACAACTCTAAAACGAAGGCTCCCACCATTCAGAAGTTACAGCGAGTCAGCCGACCGGGTTTGCGAGTGTATCGCAACCGCAAAGAACTCCCTCGCGTTTTAGGTGGTATTGGTGTAGCTATTATTTCTACATCTCGCGGGGTGATGACTGACCGAGAAGCTCGACGTCAAGGACTCGGTGGTGAAGTGCTTTGTTACATTTGGTAG
- the infA gene encoding translation initiation factor IF-1 — protein sequence MAKQDLIEMEGTVTESLPNAMFRVDLDNGFNVLAHISGKIRRNYIKILPGDRVKVELTPYDLTKGRITYRLRKK from the coding sequence TTGGCTAAACAAGATCTCATTGAAATGGAAGGGACAGTCACTGAATCCCTTCCTAATGCTATGTTTCGCGTAGACTTGGATAATGGGTTTAATGTCTTGGCGCACATCTCGGGCAAAATTCGTCGGAATTACATTAAGATTTTGCCCGGAGATCGCGTCAAAGTAGAATTAACCCCCTATGACCTAACCAAAGGCAGAATCACCTATCGTCTACGGAAAAAATAG
- the rplX gene encoding 50S ribosomal protein L24 — protein MSKKTTSDKSQRYKMHVKKGDTVQVITGSDRGKVGEILRVLPKVSKVVVKDVNVRTKHVKPRQEGESGQITTFEAPIHSSNVMLYSTKENVASRACYTFTDDGRKVRMLKKTGEIID, from the coding sequence ATGTCCAAGAAAACAACATCCGATAAATCCCAACGGTATAAAATGCACGTCAAAAAAGGCGACACTGTGCAGGTGATTACGGGTAGCGATCGAGGAAAGGTTGGAGAAATCCTACGAGTCCTCCCTAAAGTGAGCAAAGTCGTTGTTAAAGATGTTAACGTGAGAACTAAGCACGTTAAACCTCGTCAAGAGGGTGAATCCGGTCAAATTACGACCTTTGAAGCTCCGATTCATAGTTCTAACGTCATGCTGTATTCCACCAAAGAAAACGTTGCCAGTCGTGCGTGTTATACCTTTACCGACGATGGCCGCAAGGTGAGAATGCTGAAAAAAACCGGTGAAATTATTGATTAA
- the rpsE gene encoding 30S ribosomal protein S5, translated as MAEQQQQQRRKKSNRTKEKETEWQERVVQIRRVTKVVKGGKKLSFRAVVIVGNEKGQVGVGVGKAADVIGAVRKGVADGRKNVVEVPLTKSNSIPHPVNGEGGGAQVMMRPAAPGTGVIAGGAVRTVLELAGVRNILAKQLGSSNPLNNARATIHALKSLRTFAEVAKERGIPIEHLYA; from the coding sequence ATGGCAGAGCAGCAGCAACAGCAGCGTCGTAAAAAAAGTAATCGCACTAAAGAAAAAGAAACTGAGTGGCAAGAGCGGGTTGTCCAAATCCGTCGGGTTACTAAAGTGGTCAAAGGCGGTAAAAAACTCAGCTTCCGGGCTGTGGTGATTGTTGGTAATGAAAAAGGTCAAGTTGGTGTCGGTGTCGGTAAAGCCGCCGATGTCATTGGAGCCGTGAGAAAAGGGGTCGCAGACGGCCGTAAAAACGTTGTAGAAGTCCCCTTAACTAAGTCTAATTCCATTCCCCATCCGGTTAATGGTGAAGGGGGAGGTGCTCAAGTCATGATGCGTCCTGCGGCTCCGGGGACAGGGGTAATTGCTGGGGGAGCGGTGCGTACCGTTCTGGAATTAGCAGGGGTTCGCAATATCTTAGCCAAACAACTCGGTTCGAGCAATCCTCTGAATAATGCCAGAGCTACGATTCATGCTTTAAAATCATTACGAACCTTTGCAGAGGTGGCCAAAGAGCGGGGCATTCCCATTGAGCATCTTTACGCCTAA
- a CDS encoding adenylate kinase, with the protein MVHLIFLGPPGSGKGTQAGQISAKFTVPHISTGEILRTHVSQETDLGQKAKDYMDQGELVPDDLILDMVVHRLEQSDAQNGWILDGFPRNISQADFVATTIIPADSHPKELVRELRVINLDVPDDILVQRLLARGRQDDHEEIIRHRLQVYREQTAPLIDYYQDRDQLYHIDGNRSIDEVTEELSQIVSA; encoded by the coding sequence ATAGTGCACTTGATTTTTCTAGGCCCTCCAGGGTCGGGAAAGGGGACTCAAGCCGGCCAGATTTCTGCCAAGTTTACAGTGCCTCATATCTCGACCGGTGAAATTTTACGCACCCATGTCAGTCAAGAAACTGATCTGGGTCAAAAAGCTAAGGATTATATGGATCAAGGGGAATTAGTCCCTGATGATTTGATCTTGGATATGGTTGTCCATCGTCTTGAGCAATCTGATGCTCAAAACGGTTGGATCTTAGATGGGTTTCCCCGAAATATTTCTCAAGCGGACTTCGTGGCTACCACAATTATCCCGGCTGACAGTCACCCGAAAGAATTAGTCAGAGAGCTTCGAGTGATTAACTTAGATGTTCCTGATGATATTCTGGTACAGCGATTGTTAGCCCGAGGACGTCAGGATGATCATGAGGAAATCATTCGTCACCGCTTGCAAGTGTATCGGGAACAAACGGCTCCCTTAATTGATTATTATCAGGATCGAGATCAGCTTTATCACATCGATGGAAACCGTTCTATTGATGAAGTGACTGAGGAGTTGAGCCAGATTGTTTCTGCTTAG
- the rplE gene encoding 50S ribosomal protein L5, with protein sequence MVAKLKTIYLDKIVPKMMDQFKYENIHQVPKIVKITVNRGLGEASQNAKALESSINELAVITGQKPVVTRAKKAIAGFKIRKGMPVGVMVTLRSDRMYAFLDRLINLSLPRIRDFRGVSGKSFDGRGNYSLGVREQLIFPEINYDSIDQIRGLDIAIVTTAKTDEEGRALLKEMGMPFRDS encoded by the coding sequence ATGGTAGCTAAACTCAAGACGATCTACTTGGACAAAATCGTTCCCAAAATGATGGATCAGTTCAAATATGAAAATATCCATCAAGTGCCTAAGATTGTTAAAATCACGGTCAACCGGGGTTTAGGCGAGGCTTCTCAAAATGCCAAAGCTTTAGAGTCCTCCATCAATGAATTAGCTGTGATTACGGGACAAAAACCTGTTGTCACCCGTGCTAAAAAAGCGATTGCCGGGTTCAAAATTCGCAAAGGAATGCCCGTCGGTGTGATGGTAACCTTACGTTCAGACCGGATGTATGCCTTCTTAGACCGACTGATTAATTTATCTTTGCCTCGGATTCGTGATTTTCGCGGCGTCAGTGGCAAGAGTTTTGATGGTCGAGGAAATTACAGTTTGGGTGTCCGAGAACAATTGATCTTTCCTGAAATTAACTATGACAGTATTGATCAAATTCGAGGCTTAGATATTGCAATTGTGACCACAGCCAAAACCGACGAAGAAGGGCGAGCTTTGCTCAAAGAAATGGGAATGCCCTTCCGGGACAGCTAG